A region from the Variovorax sp. RKNM96 genome encodes:
- a CDS encoding M14 family metallopeptidase has protein sequence MIGIGEAFSPRYAQARQKFLQGCVSAGLTVEPHAHPLKGRDGEDLSMDVALDGDANAERLLIVSSACHGAEGHCGSGVQVFALHDAEWRDKAKAQGVAVLYVHALNPHGFSYGRRVTHENVDLNRNFIDFSKPVPVNEAYAKLHPLLLPDTWPPTPENQAAVEKWIEKHGATAYQAAVTSGQYQFDDGLFFGGKAPTWSNKTIRGVLRRHAGSAKRIAWIDLHTGLGPNGLGERIYAGKDDKVAYGRANAWWGTPAAPVTSIYDGSSTSALLRGLMWDSVYEECPQAEYTGIALEYGTLPILEVTGALRADHWLHKHPDAPADLADGIRARMLEAFYTDTDAWRGQIVSQARQAMFQAVDGLSG, from the coding sequence ATGATCGGCATCGGCGAGGCCTTTTCGCCGCGCTACGCCCAGGCGCGCCAGAAATTCCTGCAAGGCTGCGTGAGCGCGGGCCTCACCGTAGAGCCGCATGCGCATCCGCTCAAGGGGCGCGACGGTGAAGACCTCTCGATGGACGTGGCGCTGGACGGCGATGCGAACGCCGAGCGCCTGTTGATCGTCTCCAGCGCCTGCCATGGTGCCGAAGGCCATTGCGGCAGCGGCGTGCAGGTGTTCGCGCTGCACGATGCCGAATGGCGCGACAAGGCCAAGGCGCAGGGCGTGGCGGTGCTCTACGTGCACGCGCTCAATCCGCACGGCTTTTCGTACGGCCGGCGCGTGACGCACGAAAACGTCGACCTGAACCGCAATTTCATCGATTTCTCCAAGCCGGTGCCGGTCAACGAGGCCTACGCCAAGCTGCATCCGCTGCTGCTGCCCGACACCTGGCCGCCCACGCCGGAGAACCAGGCGGCCGTCGAGAAGTGGATCGAAAAGCACGGTGCCACCGCCTACCAGGCAGCGGTCACCAGCGGGCAATATCAGTTCGACGACGGGCTCTTCTTCGGCGGCAAGGCGCCGACCTGGAGCAACAAGACCATCCGCGGCGTGCTGCGCCGCCATGCCGGCAGCGCAAAGCGCATCGCCTGGATCGACCTGCACACGGGGCTCGGCCCCAACGGCCTCGGCGAGCGCATCTATGCAGGCAAGGACGACAAGGTCGCCTATGGCCGCGCGAACGCCTGGTGGGGCACGCCCGCGGCGCCCGTCACCTCGATCTACGACGGCTCATCGACTTCGGCGCTGCTGCGCGGGCTGATGTGGGATTCGGTGTACGAGGAATGCCCGCAGGCCGAATACACCGGCATCGCGCTCGAATACGGCACGCTGCCGATCCTGGAAGTGACCGGCGCGCTGCGCGCCGACCACTGGCTGCACAAGCACCCCGATGCACCGGCCGACCTGGCCGATGGCATCCGCGCGCGGATGCTCGAGGCGTTCTACACGGACACCGATGCCTGGCGCGGGCAGATCGTCAGCCAGGCGCGGCAGGCGATGTTCCAGGCTGTGGACGGCCTGAGCGGCTGA
- a CDS encoding ABC transporter substrate-binding protein: MVNRRHFSLALGAAATLGSFRIAQAQAEAPLVLGQSAPFTGPAAQLGIQFHQGAKVFLDQYNAQPGRRNVVIKNLDDGYEPDRCAANTQKLIEEDVFALFGYIGTPTSLAALPLAVKDKVPFIAPFTGAMSLREPFHKNVFHLRASYNDETALMVKQLTHLGLKKIAVFYQNDAYGKAGLDGVTLALSQLDLKPIAMATVERNSADVAQAVKAIVGARPDAVVQVGAYKACAAFIREARKASYGGTFINLSFVGTQALADELGKEAAGVMVTQVVPSPYNPANAITREFVDAVRKAGGGASANFSSMEGYLAAKVLTEGLRKASGKVTRDSLVAGLESIDRQQFGGFEVSFSAKNHVGSKFVELSMLTGDGRVRT; encoded by the coding sequence ATGGTGAATCGCAGGCATTTTTCTCTGGCCCTCGGGGCCGCCGCCACGCTCGGCAGCTTCCGTATCGCGCAGGCGCAGGCTGAAGCGCCCCTCGTGCTCGGCCAGTCCGCGCCTTTCACCGGTCCGGCCGCGCAGCTGGGCATCCAGTTCCACCAGGGTGCCAAGGTGTTCCTGGACCAGTACAACGCCCAGCCCGGCCGCCGCAACGTGGTGATCAAGAACCTGGACGACGGCTACGAACCCGACCGCTGCGCCGCCAACACGCAAAAGCTGATCGAAGAAGACGTGTTTGCCCTCTTCGGCTACATCGGCACGCCGACCAGCCTGGCCGCGCTGCCGCTGGCGGTGAAGGACAAGGTGCCATTCATTGCGCCGTTCACCGGCGCGATGTCGCTGCGCGAACCCTTCCACAAGAACGTGTTCCACCTGCGCGCCTCGTACAACGACGAGACGGCGCTGATGGTCAAGCAACTCACCCACCTGGGGCTCAAGAAAATCGCGGTCTTCTACCAGAACGACGCCTACGGCAAGGCCGGGCTCGACGGGGTGACGCTGGCGCTGTCGCAGCTGGATCTGAAGCCGATCGCGATGGCCACGGTCGAGCGCAATTCAGCCGACGTGGCGCAGGCGGTGAAGGCCATCGTGGGCGCGCGGCCCGACGCGGTGGTGCAGGTGGGCGCGTACAAGGCCTGCGCGGCGTTCATCCGCGAGGCGCGCAAGGCGAGCTACGGCGGCACCTTCATCAACCTGTCGTTCGTCGGCACGCAGGCGCTGGCGGACGAGCTCGGCAAGGAAGCCGCGGGCGTGATGGTGACGCAGGTGGTGCCTTCGCCCTACAACCCGGCCAACGCGATCACGCGCGAATTCGTCGATGCCGTGCGCAAGGCGGGCGGCGGGGCCAGCGCAAACTTCTCGAGCATGGAGGGCTACCTGGCCGCGAAGGTGCTGACCGAGGGGCTGCGGAAGGCCTCGGGCAAGGTCACGCGGGACAGCCTTGTCGCAGGGCTGGAGAGCATCGACCGGCAGCAGTTCGGTGGGTTCGAGGTGTCGTTCTCGGCGAAGAACCACGTGGGGTCGAAGTTCGTCGAGCTGTCGATGCTGACGGGAGACGGGCGGGTTCGGACCTAG
- a CDS encoding molybdopterin oxidoreductase family protein, giving the protein MPHAPDSLEATTSAPPTSQTTTVLGACPHDCPDTCALVTTVKDGVAVKLQGNAAHSHTGGVLCTKVSRYIERNDHAERLVQPLKRVGPKGSGQFEPVSWDAALNDIAAHLRSLRADPEAILPYSYAGTMGLVQGESMDRRFFHKLGASLLDRTICSMAGGEAMVHTLGGKVGMRIEFFAEAKLILIWGSNSIASNLHFWRHAQAAKRAGARLVCIDPRKTETADKCDEHIALLPGTDAALALALMHELIVHDWLDHDYIANHTLGWEQLRERALQWPPSRAAEVCGIPEAQIVALAEAYGTTKPAAIRLNYGMQRVRGGGNAARAVACLPALVGAWRHRAGGVLLSSSGHFPVDRAALQRPDLLEGRRPRTINMSTIGDALLDEARPVKAIVVYNSNPVAVAPDSAKVVAGFAREDLFTVVLEQFRTDTADYADYLLPATTQLEHWDIHTSYGHTDVLLNRPAVAPRGEARSNAWVFRELARRMDFDEPCFSDDDQALCRTAFAENAIDYAQMLTQGFTTVKLPEAPFAEGQFPTPSGRCEFFSARLEAMGMDGVPDHVPNWEPAGSSTEFPLAMISPPARNFLNSTFVNVTSLRAIEVEPLLEIHAADAAARGIEDGAMVRVFNQRGEHRCRAEVSRRARQGVVHGMGIWWRKFGGDGTNVNQLTSQRLTDIGRGPTFYDCLVEVERV; this is encoded by the coding sequence ATGCCCCACGCACCGGACTCCCTGGAAGCAACGACTTCCGCTCCACCGACCAGCCAGACCACCACCGTGCTGGGCGCCTGCCCCCACGATTGCCCCGACACCTGTGCGCTCGTCACCACCGTCAAGGACGGCGTGGCCGTGAAGCTGCAGGGCAATGCCGCCCATTCGCACACCGGCGGCGTGCTCTGCACCAAGGTGTCGCGCTACATCGAACGCAACGACCATGCCGAGCGGCTGGTGCAGCCCCTGAAGCGCGTCGGCCCCAAGGGCAGCGGCCAGTTCGAGCCGGTCTCGTGGGATGCTGCGCTGAACGACATCGCCGCGCATCTTCGGTCATTGCGCGCCGATCCGGAAGCAATTCTCCCCTACTCTTATGCGGGCACCATGGGGCTGGTGCAGGGCGAATCGATGGACCGGCGCTTCTTCCACAAGCTGGGCGCGTCGCTGCTGGACCGCACGATCTGCTCGATGGCCGGGGGCGAGGCCATGGTTCACACGCTGGGTGGCAAGGTCGGCATGCGGATCGAGTTCTTCGCCGAGGCGAAACTGATCCTGATCTGGGGCAGCAACTCCATCGCGAGCAACCTGCATTTCTGGCGCCACGCCCAGGCCGCCAAGCGCGCGGGCGCACGGCTGGTGTGCATCGATCCGCGCAAGACCGAGACCGCCGACAAGTGCGACGAGCACATCGCGCTGCTGCCCGGCACCGACGCCGCGTTGGCCCTGGCGCTGATGCACGAGCTGATCGTGCACGACTGGCTCGACCACGACTACATCGCCAACCACACGCTGGGCTGGGAGCAGCTGCGCGAGCGCGCGCTGCAATGGCCGCCTTCGCGCGCGGCCGAGGTCTGCGGCATTCCCGAGGCGCAGATCGTGGCGCTGGCCGAGGCCTACGGAACGACCAAGCCCGCGGCCATTCGCCTGAACTACGGCATGCAGCGCGTGCGCGGCGGCGGCAACGCGGCCCGCGCGGTCGCCTGCCTGCCGGCGCTCGTGGGCGCCTGGCGCCACCGGGCCGGCGGGGTGCTGCTGAGCAGCTCGGGCCATTTCCCCGTCGACCGCGCCGCGCTGCAGCGCCCCGACCTGCTCGAAGGACGCCGCCCGCGCACCATCAACATGAGCACCATCGGGGACGCGCTGCTCGACGAGGCCAGGCCGGTGAAGGCCATCGTGGTCTACAACAGCAATCCCGTCGCGGTGGCGCCCGATTCGGCCAAGGTGGTGGCGGGCTTCGCGCGCGAGGACCTCTTCACCGTGGTGCTGGAGCAGTTCCGCACCGACACCGCCGACTACGCCGATTACTTGCTGCCCGCCACCACGCAGCTGGAGCACTGGGACATCCACACCAGCTACGGCCACACCGACGTGCTGCTGAACCGCCCCGCGGTCGCGCCGCGCGGCGAGGCCCGCAGCAACGCCTGGGTGTTCCGCGAGCTGGCCCGCCGCATGGACTTCGATGAGCCCTGCTTCTCGGACGACGACCAGGCGCTGTGCCGCACCGCATTCGCCGAGAACGCCATCGACTACGCACAGATGCTGACCCAGGGCTTCACGACTGTGAAGCTGCCCGAGGCGCCGTTCGCCGAAGGCCAATTCCCCACGCCCTCGGGCCGCTGCGAATTCTTCAGCGCGCGCCTCGAAGCCATGGGCATGGACGGCGTGCCCGACCACGTGCCCAACTGGGAACCGGCCGGCAGCTCGACTGAATTTCCGCTCGCGATGATCTCGCCGCCCGCGCGCAACTTCCTGAACTCCACCTTCGTCAACGTGACGAGCCTGCGTGCCATCGAGGTCGAGCCGCTGCTCGAAATCCACGCGGCCGACGCGGCCGCGCGTGGCATCGAGGACGGCGCGATGGTGCGCGTGTTCAACCAACGCGGCGAGCACCGCTGCCGCGCAGAGGTGTCGCGCCGCGCGCGCCAGGGCGTGGTGCACGGCATGGGTATCTGGTGGCGCAAGTTCGGCGGCGACGGCACCAACGTCAACCAGCTCACGAGCCAGCGCCTGACGGACATCGGCCGCGGTCCTACTTTTTACGACTGCCTCGTCGAAGTCGAACGCGTGTGA
- a CDS encoding aminopeptidase, with translation MRAITVLTLAGALFLTGCADLRYYWQSASGHIGIMRAAKPVPEWLADPAISAPLKAKLELTQRIRRFASVELGLPDNASYKSYADLHRPAAVWNVVAAPPYSLTLKSWCFPVAGCVGYRGYYSEAAARTEAEAQRALDLEVAVYPVPAYSTLGWMNWAGGDPLLSTFIGYPEGELARLVFHELAHQVLYVPGDTVFNESYATAVERIGGGMWLQREAGEAARREYAQFDGQRQDFRALALNTRRALTQLYESPEAKAKDWAAVETMKKAAMADFRARYAELRKGWPGPRQGAYDGWVARANNAAFGAQGAYDDLVPTFEALFEREGRDWPRFYTEVRRIAALSTMEERRSALQAATGILQTHSSDNNNGDHGA, from the coding sequence GTGAGGGCGATCACGGTACTGACACTGGCCGGCGCCCTGTTCCTCACGGGTTGCGCCGACCTCCGCTACTACTGGCAGTCCGCCAGCGGCCACATCGGCATCATGCGGGCCGCCAAGCCCGTGCCCGAGTGGCTCGCGGACCCGGCCATCTCGGCGCCGCTCAAGGCCAAGCTCGAACTCACGCAGCGCATCCGCCGCTTCGCCTCGGTCGAGCTCGGCCTGCCCGACAACGCCAGCTACAAGTCGTATGCCGACCTGCACCGCCCCGCGGCCGTGTGGAACGTGGTGGCCGCGCCGCCGTACTCGCTCACGCTCAAGAGCTGGTGCTTTCCGGTCGCCGGCTGCGTGGGTTACCGCGGCTACTACAGCGAGGCCGCGGCCAGGACCGAAGCCGAGGCGCAGCGCGCACTCGACCTCGAAGTGGCCGTGTACCCCGTGCCCGCGTATTCGACGCTGGGCTGGATGAACTGGGCCGGCGGCGATCCGCTGCTCTCCACCTTCATCGGCTATCCCGAAGGCGAGCTCGCGCGCCTCGTGTTCCACGAACTGGCGCACCAGGTGCTGTACGTGCCGGGCGACACGGTGTTCAACGAGTCGTATGCCACGGCGGTCGAGCGCATCGGCGGCGGGATGTGGCTGCAGCGCGAAGCCGGCGAGGCGGCGCGCCGCGAGTACGCGCAGTTCGACGGCCAGCGCCAGGATTTCCGCGCGCTGGCCCTCAACACGCGCCGCGCGCTCACGCAGTTGTACGAGTCGCCCGAGGCCAAGGCCAAGGACTGGGCCGCCGTCGAGACGATGAAGAAGGCCGCGATGGCCGACTTCCGCGCGCGCTACGCCGAGCTGAGGAAAGGCTGGCCCGGCCCGCGCCAGGGCGCCTACGATGGCTGGGTGGCGCGCGCCAACAACGCAGCCTTCGGTGCGCAGGGCGCCTACGACGACCTGGTGCCGACTTTCGAGGCGCTGTTCGAGCGCGAAGGCCGCGACTGGCCGCGCTTCTACACTGAGGTCCGGCGCATTGCCGCGCTGTCGACCATGGAAGAACGCCGGAGTGCCTTGCAGGCCGCCACGGGCATCCTGCAGACCCATTCCAGCGACAACAACAACGGAGATCACGGTGCCTGA
- a CDS encoding polyhydroxyalkanoic acid system family protein, giving the protein MPDIHIERNHTLGIAGAREVARQWVQQVEEDYGLECTYTEGKDCDVAQFSRPGIDGTVEVTASTFKLEATLGFLFSSFSEQIEQKISRNLDELLDSPNGGTRFA; this is encoded by the coding sequence GTGCCTGACATCCATATCGAAAGAAACCACACGCTGGGCATTGCCGGCGCCCGCGAAGTCGCGCGCCAATGGGTGCAGCAGGTCGAAGAGGACTACGGCCTGGAGTGCACCTACACCGAGGGCAAGGACTGCGACGTTGCCCAGTTCAGCCGCCCCGGCATCGACGGCACGGTCGAGGTCACGGCAAGCACCTTCAAGCTCGAGGCCACGCTGGGCTTCCTGTTCAGCAGCTTCAGCGAGCAGATCGAGCAAAAGATCTCGCGCAACCTCGACGAGCTGCTCGATTCGCCGAACGGCGGCACGCGCTTCGCCTGA